The segment AGACTTCTATGGTGCTGGCAGCGGTTACGAAGGCGACTACGCCGTGGCCCGGCAGTACCTCACGCAGGCGCTGTCCGTCAGCTGGAAGTCCGACAAACGCACCCTCGTTTTCCGGAAGGCGACCGTCGTCAAGACCGGCGTGGAAAATGAGTTCAAGTACCAGTTGGACCTCGCCTACGCGGTCGACGCCGACGGCGTTGCGACGCAGTTCCCGGAAGGAACCACCGAAACAATTCCGGTGACCCTGGAGCAGGTCGACGGCGAATGGCGGATTTCGGCGGTCCCGGACGGTACCGCGATCCCGGAAGAGACGTTCAAAGTCATCTACGCGGCCCAGCCCATCTATTTCTACGACCCCACGTTCACGTACGCGGTTCCGGACGTCCGGTGGTTCATCAAGAAGAACACTGTCAAGGCGATGACCAGCGCTTTGCTCGACGGTCCTGCGCCCTACCTCCAGGGTGCCGTCGTCAGTGCTTTTCCTTCCGGCATGAAGCTGGCCAGGGAGTCGGTGCCGGTGGTGTCGGGAGCAGCCCAAGTGGACCTTTCCGCGAAGGAGCTGGTGGATGCCTCGGCCGAGGACCGGCAGCGCATGCAAAACCAACTGACCCTGACCTTCCGTAGCCAGCCGGACGTGGTGAACGTTCAGTTGCGGGCTGACCAGGATCTTGTCCGGGTCGAGGACAATGGCTCGGTCCTGCCGCCGGTGCTTGAGAAGAATGCTCCTGCACGCCAAATCGCCGTCAGCAATGACGAACTCGTGCGCTACGAGAACAACAGGGTCTCGGCCCTTCCGGACATGCAGGCGGTGGCCGGACTGAGCCCGAGCGCTCCCGCCGAGTCCCCGACGTCCCAGGCGGTGGCCTTCCTCAACGGTGCCGGAACCACCCTGTATTCGATGATTCCCGGCCAACCCGCCCGCCAACTGACAACCAGGAGCACGCTGAGCCATCCCTCCTTCAGCCCGCAGGACTGGGTTTGGACGGCAGGTCCGGGAGCCAACGGTGCCACCGAGGTCGTGGCGTTCAAGCCGTCCAACGTTCCTCAAGGCCAGCCCGTCCCCACGGTGACGATGACGCCGGCATGGTTGGCAGGGCGCGTGGTGAGGGACTTCCGGATATCCCGTGAAGGGACGCGCGCACTGGTCATCTCCGAGATGAACGGCAAGTCATCGGTACAGGTGACCGGTATTGTCCGCAATCCTGACGGCACCCCCAAGGATCTGACTGCACCCATAACTTTGTTCTCTTCCGCTCCCGTTGATCAAGGGGTTTGGGTGAATTCCACGACAGTCGCGGTGATGAAAGCCTCGTCAACCGAGAACGTGGTTCCCGAACTGTTGTCCTTGACGTCGAGCCAGCCGCAGCTGTTGCCGGCATGGCCGAACCTGACGACCATCAGCGCGGGCAACGGACCGGAACAGATTTTCGGACAGTCGGGCGCAGGCGTGTTCCAACGAGTGGGCAACGGCTGGGAACTGCAACTCAAGGGCCCGGTAGACCCTTCCTTCCCGGGCTAGGCGCCCTCCGCGAAGCGCGGTTTTCCACATAGCGCGCTTCGGGAGTGTTGGCCGTAGGCGAGGAGCCGGATGCTTGGGGCATGCGTACTGAAAGCCGTTGCCGAGTGCGTGACCCTGACCTCACCGTCTTCCCGGTTAGCGGCGCGCGCCATCGGGGAGTCCATCCTGCCCGGTTGGCGAGGCTCGCGCAGGGCGTTGGCGAGGCCTTCGTCGAGTTGCTGGCCGTTCTGGCCCCGGTGGAATGTGTGTGCTGTGGTTCCGAAGATTCGGCGCTCTGCGGCGCCTGTGCACGGCAGTTGCGCCTTTTGTGCACCCGTCCATTCCGGGCTGAAGGGCAGGCGCCGGCCCTGCTCACGGTGGACGGGTCCGTGATCCTGCCCGTTGTCGCGGGCGGACACTATCGGGACGAACTGGCCCAGGCCCTGCTTTCTTTCAAGCATCTAGGCCAAGGACGGCTGGCCTCGGTGCTCGCGCCTGCACTGGGCAAGGCCATCCGTTCTGCCGTTGGAGACGGGGCAGGCATCTGTCTTGTACCCGTTCCCAGCAGCAACGCGGCCTTCCGGCGACGCGGATTCAGTCCGGTCCATCTCTTGCTCGGCCGTCTGCGGCGCCTGGACATGTTGCCGGGTCTGCGCATGACGGATGCGTTGAAGAAGGCGCCCGGACCGGGAAACGGGCAAAAGGGCTTGGGCCGCGGAGAGCGTGCGCGCCGTGTCCGCGGCTCCATGACCGTTCGGATGTTCCGCAAAGGTTCCTTGGAGGGTAGGGCATGCGTCATCGTCGACGACGTCCTCACTACGGGTGCCACCCTCGCCGAAGCCGCGCGGGCAGTGTCTGCGGCGGGAGGCGTGGTGTGTGGCGCGGTGGTCCTTGCAGCCACCCGGCCGCCGGCCGTTAGCGAGCAGCCTACGGACGGGCCGGACATGCAGCCCACACCGACTCAAACAAAAAATAAGTGACGAAAGGATGAATTACCAGTGGCGATGAACTAACGTCGGTTATGGGTACCAAGAACAGATGTACCTGTCGATAGCGGCTCGGAAAGGGGCTCGACTGTCCGTCAGATCAGCCCCGAGAAGCGCCCTTATCGTGTCACCTGAGTTGTTTGGAGGGCACCATGGAGTTCATGATCAGCGGCCGTAATCTGACCGTTTCGGATCGCTTCCGCGAGTATGCCGGCGAGAAGATTTCAAAGATTGAATCGCTTGGGGACAAGGTCCAGAGGGTTGACGCGAAGGTTTCAAAGGAAACCAACCCGCGCCAGACACCGGGCCAGCTCACGGTGGAAGTGACAGTTCTGGGCCGGGGCCCTGTGATCCGGGCCGAAGCGAGCGCCGCTGACAAATTTGCCGCCTTTGATCTCGCCTATAGCAAGCTGCTGGAAAGACTCCGCAGGGCCAAGGACCGCAAGAAGGTCCACCACGGCCGCCACACCCCCAAAGCCGTTCGTGAGGCTACTGCGACGCTTGAGCCTGCCAGCGCGAGCGAACCCATTTACGTAGAGGCCAGCAACCACCAGGAGCCAACGACGCCACCGGTGGAGACCTCGCCCTACGACGTCGACAACGACATTCCGGCCGGTGATTCCCCGGTCCTGATTCGTCGCAAGGTTTTCCCCGCCGCTTCGCTCACCCTTGATGACGCGGTGGACAACATGGAATTGGTGGGCCACAATTTCTACCTGTTCGTGGACAAGGAAACCAACACGCCGTCGGTTGTCTACCGCCGTCGTGGCTGGACATATGGAGTAATCACTCTCGACTCCACATGCGAACCAGGAGACGAACCCGTGGAGGAAAAGATCCACGCGTACCGTTCGAATGACCAGGCCGCCACAGCCTAGGCCGCATTCGTATTTCCCAAGAAAGGACTGGCATGGCCGCTTCGCTGAGCCTGTTGCAGGCACGGCGGATTGCATTGGCAGCCCAAGGACTGGACAAGGAACGGCCCACCGGCCCCGTGACTTCACGGACGGTGGGCCGCACCTTTGCCCGCCTCCAGGTGGTGCAGATCGATTCCGTCAATGTCCTTTCACGCAGTCATTACCTTCCATTCTTCTCAAGGCTTGGCAACTACGACCGAAGCATCATTCATGCCATGGCCGGGCGAAGCCCGCGGCGCATGATGGAGTACTGGGCGCACGAGGCGAGCTTCATCCGCCCGGAACACTTCCAGGATCTGCTGCTGTGGCAAAACCGTGCGTGGGTAGGCGCGGCCCACTTGGAACGCGGAATCCGGGAGGACATGGCCAAGCGGATCCTCGACGCGCTCGCAACCGGGCGCCCCATGACTGCCGCTCAATTGACCGCGCACCTGGGGCACCAGGAAGACCGGGAGCACGATAACTGGGGCTGGAACTGGAACCTGGTCAAAAGGGTTCTGGAGCACCTGTTTGAAGAGGGGCTCGTGACGGCCGCGTCTAGGACAGAGCAATTCGAGCGCCGGTACACGCTGACATCGCGGGTTCTGCCGCCGGGATTGCCCGCCATCATCGCTCGGCCAGGGGCGCTCCCGGACGGTGGCTCCGACATGTCGAGGGCGGCCATGGACCGGCTGATCGACGCCGCAGCCCAGGCCCATGGCATCGGAACAATCCGTTGCTTCGCCGATTACTTCCGGACTCCAGTGAAGGCCGCTGCAGCCTCGATCGACAGGCTCGTTGCCGCCGGGCGCCTCGAGCCGGTTACGGTGCGTGGCTGGGACCGGGCTTTGTACCGGCATGTGGACGCCCGGCTTCCCCGGGCAGCCACGGGCCGCGCACTGCTCAGCCCGTTTGATTCACTGGTCTTTGAGCGTAGAAGGCTTGAGGAGTTGTTCGGCTTCCATTACCGGATCGAAATCTACACACCCGCGGAGAAGCGCAAGTTCGGCTACTACGTGCTGCCTTTCCTCCTCCGGGACGTCGTGGTCGCGCGCGTGGATCTCAAGGCCGACCGTTCGGCCAAGCAGCTTCTGGTGCGTGCCGCCCACGACGAGCCGGACGCCCCGGCGGACACCGCCGTCGAGCTTTCTGCCGAGCTGCGGCTTATGGCCGAGTGGCTGGGGCTCGACGACGTCGTCGTGTCACCGATCGGCGATCTCTCGTCGGCGCTTGCCTCGGCGGTGGCCCGCGGCTGAGGTCCAGGGGTCTTCGGCAGCGGCCTGCGGGCGCCTGCGCTCCGCTCTCAGGGAAACGAGGCCGCGGCGCGTTGGTCTCTCCCGTAGACTGAAACCGCCAGAATTCGGCAGCTTGAGACTGGGAGCAACTTTACGTGGCATCACTTATCGAAAAACTTCTCCGCACGGGTGACAAAAAGACCCTGAGGCAACTGCGGACCTATGCCGATTCCATCAACGCCCTCGAAGACTCCTTCAAGACTTTCTCCGACGCCGAATTGCGCGAGGAGACGGACAGGCTGCGCGCCCGTCACGAGGACGGCGAGAAGCTCGACGATCTCTTGCCGGAGGCTTTCGCAGCCGTGCGTGAAGCTTCCTCCCGCACCCTGGGGATGCGCCACTTCGATGTCCAGCTCATGGGTGGGGCCGCTCTTCACCTCGGCAATATCGCGGAAATGAAGACCGGTGAAGGAAAGACCCTTGTGGCCACCGCTCCGGCCTTCCTCAATGCCCTGACCGGCAAGGGCGTGCACGTCGTTACAGTCAACGACTACCTCGCCGAATACCAGTCCGAACTCATGGGCCGTGTCTACCGCTTCCTTGGCCTTAGCAGCGGTTGCATCCTGTCCAACCAGGATCCCGACGTGCGCCGTCAGATGTACGCTGCAGACATCACCTATGGCACCAACAACGAATTCGGCTTCGACTACTTGCGCGACAACATGGCGTGGGACAAATCCGAGCTTGTGCAGCGCGGCCACCACTACGCGATTGTCGACGAAGTGGACTCCATCCTCATCGACGAAGCCCGTACCCCGCTCATTATTTCCGGTCCTGCCCAGGGTGACACCAACCGCTGGTACAGCGAATTCGCCAAGGTCGTGCAGCGTCTCCAGCCTGAAATCGACTACGAGGTCGACGAAAAGAAGCGCACTGTCGGTGTTCTCGAAGCCGGCATCGAGAAGGTCGAGGACTACCTCGGCATCCAGAACCTCTACGAATCCGCCAACACCCCGCTCATCGGCTTCCTGAACAACGCCATCAAGGCCAAAGAGCTCTTCAAGCGGGACAAGGACTACGTCATCCTGGACGGCGAAGTCCTCATTGTTGACGAACACACCGGCCGTATCCTTGCCGGACGGCGCTACAACGAAGGCATGCACCAGGCGATCGAGGCCAAGGAAAACGTCGAGATCAAGGCTGAGAACCAGACTCTCGCCACCGTGACCCTGCAGAACTACTTCCGCATGTACTCCAAGCTCTCGGGCATGACCGGTACCGCTGAAACCGAAGCCGCAGAGTTCATGAGCACGTACAAGCTTGGCGTGGTGCCCATTCCCACCAACCGGGACATGCAGCGCCTCGACCAGTCGGACCTCGTGTACAAGAACGAAATCGTGAAGTTCGAAGCCGTCGTGAACGACATCGCGGAGCGGCACGAAAAAGGCCAACCCGTTCTCGTCGGTACCACCAGCGTGGAGAAGAGCGAATACCTTGCCAAGCTGCTGGCCAAGGAAGGCATCCGGCACGAGGTCCTGAACGCAAAGAACCACGCACGCGAGGCCGCCATTGTCGCGCAAGCGGGACGCAAGGGCGCCGTCACGGTCGCTACCAACATGGCCGGCCGTGGTACTGACATCATGCTGGGCGGAAACGCCGAGTTCACGGCCATCGCCGAACTGGCAAAGCGGGGCCTGGACCCTGAAGAAAACTCCGAGGAGTACGAGGCCGCGTGGCCGGAAGCATTCGAAGCAGCCAAGCAGGCAGTCAAGGACGAGCATGAGGAAGTGCTTGAACTTGGCGGGCTGTATGTGCTGGGCACGGAACGCCACGAATCCCGTCGCATCGACAACCAGCTCCGTGGCCGCTCGGGCCGCCAGGGTGACCCGGGGGAGTCCCGCTTCTACCTCTCGCTGACCGATGACCTCATGAGGCTCTTTAACTCCGGTGCCGCCGAGCGCCTTATGAACAGCTCCGTGCCGGACGACGTTGCCCTCGAATCCAAGCTCGTGTCCCGCGCAATCGCTTCGGCCCAGGGCCAGGTTGAAGGGCGGAACGCTGAGCAGCGCAAGAACGTCCTCAAGTACGACGACGTCCTGAACCGCCAGCGCGAAGCCATCTATGGCGACCGTCGCAGGATCCTGGAAGGCGACGATCTGCACGAAAAGGTCCAGTTCTTCCTGGAAGACACCATCAACGCCCTGATCGATGCCGCAACGGCCGAGGGAACCGGCGATGATTGGGACTTCCACCAACTGTGGACCAACCTCAAGACGCTATACCCGGTAACTGTCACGGCCCAGGACATCATTGACGAAGCCGGCGGCAAGGCCCGCGTGTCCGTTGAATTCCTCAAAAACGAGATCCTTTCGGACGCGCAGCTCGTTTACAAGGAGCGGGAAGAAGCCATTGGCGCCGAGAACATGCGCGAGCTTGAGCGCAGGGTTGTCCTCTCGGTCCTTGGACGCAAGTGGCAGGAACACCTCTATGAGATGGACTACCTCAAAGAGGGCATTGGCCTGCGCGCCATGGCCCAAAGGGATCCCCTGGTCGAGTACCAGCGTGAAGGGTTCACGATGTTCCAGAGCATGATGGAAGCCATCCGCGAGGAGAGCGTTGGCTTCCTCTACAACCTGGAAGTGGAAGTAACGCCCGCCGAAGACGTGGTGGTGGTGGACGGCAGCCCTGAAGGCGGTCACGTTGAACATCACGATCCACAGATCCGCGCCGCCGGCCTCGAAGCCCCCGAAAAGCCTGTTCAGCTGCAGTACACGGCACCTGGTGAAGACGGCGCGAGCCAGACCCGCGTCGAAGGGCGGGCCTCGGGACGCTCAGGCAACCCCGCCAAGGCTGCCGCCGATGACAAGCAGCGCGGATCCAACAAGAAGAAGCGCCGCTGACACCGCGATTGCCTGCCGCCTGCAGCTGACGGGCGCCCGCAACCGCTGGACGTATCAAACAAACGGATGCTTGCGGCGAAAAAGGAGAAGGACCAGAACACCCGTTCTGGTCCTTCTCCCTTCTGGTCCTTGATGAACCCCGCCGTCAGCCGATTTCGAGGGCGGTGACCTTCCACGCGCCGTTGCTCCCTTCAAGCCTCATGGCTACGGCGCGGGAGCGGAGTTCTTCTGAGACAACCAAGCTGGCCTCGTACACTCCGTCGTTCACCGCGCAGACACGCACAGAGCGGACCATCGGACTTCGGTGAAGGCGAGACTGCCCGCCTTGGGCGTTGGCAGCATGGGCCCGCGTCAGTGCGGCCCGGTGCTGCAGTGCACTGAGGCATCCGGGGTCCAGGGTCCGTGAGAGCTGTTGCGCCGGCCGGGTGCCGGCAAGAACTTCGACGGCGGCTTGGGCGATGCTGCGGGCCAGCGCGCGGATTTCCGCGTCGAGGCTGAGGAGCTGGGCCGCTTTGCGGGCAGAAGATGGCCCCCTGCCGGACGGACCGTCCATTCGGGCTTTGGCGCGAGGCGAAGCCACGATTGAACGGGAGGCAATGGGTGGCGAAGTCGCCTGGAGGACCGCGTCGGGCAAGCTGTGGACGGCTGGTGATGCGCTCATGGACTTCCTCGGTTACGGATCGCTGGCTGGCGGCGGTTGGTAGTGGTTCGGCTGGCGGTTCGGCCGGTGGTTCGGCCGGGGAGCTACTTGGGAGGTGCTTGGAGGATCTGACCCGGGACAAGGAGACCCGGGTCGTCTCCGATGACATTCCGGTTTGCGGCGTACCACTTCGGCCACTGGAGGGCAATGTCGACGTCGCTGGCCAAGGGGCCTAGCTGCCGGGCGGCAATCGACCACAGTGAATCGCCTCGCTTCACCACCACTTCGCCTTGATTCGGCGAGGCAGACTGTTCCGCGGCCCGCTGTGGCCTGGTACCCAGAAGCCCCGGCTCGGCGGCAGGTGCGCGGGGTTGCCAATGGGGGTCGATCTCCGATGAGCCGGACTCAAGTGAGGGCACGACTGGGAGATGGGGAGAAGGACTGGAGGAGGG is part of the Arthrobacter ramosus genome and harbors:
- a CDS encoding LpqB family beta-propeller domain-containing protein; translated protein: MRSRRSYLSRRPYLLRAVIAVLAVLMVVLSSCAQIPRSGPVGKSKDESAGNPNAPVFFPPPPHPGATPESIIEDFYGAGSGYEGDYAVARQYLTQALSVSWKSDKRTLVFRKATVVKTGVENEFKYQLDLAYAVDADGVATQFPEGTTETIPVTLEQVDGEWRISAVPDGTAIPEETFKVIYAAQPIYFYDPTFTYAVPDVRWFIKKNTVKAMTSALLDGPAPYLQGAVVSAFPSGMKLARESVPVVSGAAQVDLSAKELVDASAEDRQRMQNQLTLTFRSQPDVVNVQLRADQDLVRVEDNGSVLPPVLEKNAPARQIAVSNDELVRYENNRVSALPDMQAVAGLSPSAPAESPTSQAVAFLNGAGTTLYSMIPGQPARQLTTRSTLSHPSFSPQDWVWTAGPGANGATEVVAFKPSNVPQGQPVPTVTMTPAWLAGRVVRDFRISREGTRALVISEMNGKSSVQVTGIVRNPDGTPKDLTAPITLFSSAPVDQGVWVNSTTVAVMKASSTENVVPELLSLTSSQPQLLPAWPNLTTISAGNGPEQIFGQSGAGVFQRVGNGWELQLKGPVDPSFPG
- a CDS encoding ComF family protein; amino-acid sequence: MRTESRCRVRDPDLTVFPVSGARHRGVHPARLARLAQGVGEAFVELLAVLAPVECVCCGSEDSALCGACARQLRLLCTRPFRAEGQAPALLTVDGSVILPVVAGGHYRDELAQALLSFKHLGQGRLASVLAPALGKAIRSAVGDGAGICLVPVPSSNAAFRRRGFSPVHLLLGRLRRLDMLPGLRMTDALKKAPGPGNGQKGLGRGERARRVRGSMTVRMFRKGSLEGRACVIVDDVLTTGATLAEAARAVSAAGGVVCGAVVLAATRPPAVSEQPTDGPDMQPTPTQTKNK
- the hpf gene encoding ribosome hibernation-promoting factor, HPF/YfiA family, yielding MEFMISGRNLTVSDRFREYAGEKISKIESLGDKVQRVDAKVSKETNPRQTPGQLTVEVTVLGRGPVIRAEASAADKFAAFDLAYSKLLERLRRAKDRKKVHHGRHTPKAVREATATLEPASASEPIYVEASNHQEPTTPPVETSPYDVDNDIPAGDSPVLIRRKVFPAASLTLDDAVDNMELVGHNFYLFVDKETNTPSVVYRRRGWTYGVITLDSTCEPGDEPVEEKIHAYRSNDQAATA
- a CDS encoding winged helix-turn-helix domain-containing protein; this translates as MAASLSLLQARRIALAAQGLDKERPTGPVTSRTVGRTFARLQVVQIDSVNVLSRSHYLPFFSRLGNYDRSIIHAMAGRSPRRMMEYWAHEASFIRPEHFQDLLLWQNRAWVGAAHLERGIREDMAKRILDALATGRPMTAAQLTAHLGHQEDREHDNWGWNWNLVKRVLEHLFEEGLVTAASRTEQFERRYTLTSRVLPPGLPAIIARPGALPDGGSDMSRAAMDRLIDAAAQAHGIGTIRCFADYFRTPVKAAAASIDRLVAAGRLEPVTVRGWDRALYRHVDARLPRAATGRALLSPFDSLVFERRRLEELFGFHYRIEIYTPAEKRKFGYYVLPFLLRDVVVARVDLKADRSAKQLLVRAAHDEPDAPADTAVELSAELRLMAEWLGLDDVVVSPIGDLSSALASAVARG
- the secA gene encoding preprotein translocase subunit SecA, producing MASLIEKLLRTGDKKTLRQLRTYADSINALEDSFKTFSDAELREETDRLRARHEDGEKLDDLLPEAFAAVREASSRTLGMRHFDVQLMGGAALHLGNIAEMKTGEGKTLVATAPAFLNALTGKGVHVVTVNDYLAEYQSELMGRVYRFLGLSSGCILSNQDPDVRRQMYAADITYGTNNEFGFDYLRDNMAWDKSELVQRGHHYAIVDEVDSILIDEARTPLIISGPAQGDTNRWYSEFAKVVQRLQPEIDYEVDEKKRTVGVLEAGIEKVEDYLGIQNLYESANTPLIGFLNNAIKAKELFKRDKDYVILDGEVLIVDEHTGRILAGRRYNEGMHQAIEAKENVEIKAENQTLATVTLQNYFRMYSKLSGMTGTAETEAAEFMSTYKLGVVPIPTNRDMQRLDQSDLVYKNEIVKFEAVVNDIAERHEKGQPVLVGTTSVEKSEYLAKLLAKEGIRHEVLNAKNHAREAAIVAQAGRKGAVTVATNMAGRGTDIMLGGNAEFTAIAELAKRGLDPEENSEEYEAAWPEAFEAAKQAVKDEHEEVLELGGLYVLGTERHESRRIDNQLRGRSGRQGDPGESRFYLSLTDDLMRLFNSGAAERLMNSSVPDDVALESKLVSRAIASAQGQVEGRNAEQRKNVLKYDDVLNRQREAIYGDRRRILEGDDLHEKVQFFLEDTINALIDAATAEGTGDDWDFHQLWTNLKTLYPVTVTAQDIIDEAGGKARVSVEFLKNEILSDAQLVYKEREEAIGAENMRELERRVVLSVLGRKWQEHLYEMDYLKEGIGLRAMAQRDPLVEYQREGFTMFQSMMEAIREESVGFLYNLEVEVTPAEDVVVVDGSPEGGHVEHHDPQIRAAGLEAPEKPVQLQYTAPGEDGASQTRVEGRASGRSGNPAKAAADDKQRGSNKKKRR
- a CDS encoding Rv3235 family protein: MSASPAVHSLPDAVLQATSPPIASRSIVASPRAKARMDGPSGRGPSSARKAAQLLSLDAEIRALARSIAQAAVEVLAGTRPAQQLSRTLDPGCLSALQHRAALTRAHAANAQGGQSRLHRSPMVRSVRVCAVNDGVYEASLVVSEELRSRAVAMRLEGSNGAWKVTALEIG